The Nocardioides salarius genome includes a region encoding these proteins:
- the proC gene encoding pyrroline-5-carboxylate reductase has product MTSQTAILGAGVMGEALLSGLVRAGRRVDRLMVGEKRPERAHELEERYGVAVLDNRSAAAKADTVALVVKPQDMADLLEEIAPVLRPGVLLVSLAAGITTAYIESRVPEGVAVVRVMPNTPALVDEGMTAISPGSHSSEADLAEVETLMSSVGKVLRIPERQQDAVTAISGSGPAYIFFVVESMIEAGVHLGLPRATATDLVIQTLVGSGKMLRETGTHPTVLREQVTSPGGTTASALRELEVHKVRAAFLAAMEAARDRSRALAQGS; this is encoded by the coding sequence ATGACCTCTCAGACAGCGATCCTGGGCGCCGGCGTGATGGGGGAGGCCCTGCTCTCGGGCCTGGTCCGCGCGGGGCGTCGTGTCGACCGGCTGATGGTCGGCGAGAAGCGGCCCGAGCGCGCCCACGAGCTCGAGGAGCGCTACGGCGTCGCCGTGCTCGACAACCGCAGCGCCGCGGCCAAGGCCGACACGGTCGCGCTGGTCGTCAAGCCGCAGGACATGGCCGACCTGCTCGAGGAGATCGCGCCGGTGCTGCGCCCCGGCGTGCTGCTGGTGAGCCTGGCCGCCGGCATCACCACCGCCTACATCGAGTCGCGGGTGCCCGAGGGCGTCGCGGTCGTGCGCGTCATGCCCAACACCCCCGCGCTCGTCGACGAGGGGATGACCGCCATCTCCCCGGGGTCGCACTCCAGCGAGGCCGACCTCGCCGAGGTCGAGACCCTGATGTCGTCGGTCGGCAAGGTGCTGCGCATCCCCGAGCGCCAGCAGGACGCCGTGACGGCGATCAGCGGCTCCGGGCCGGCGTACATCTTCTTCGTCGTGGAGTCGATGATCGAGGCCGGCGTGCACCTGGGCCTGCCCCGCGCCACCGCCACCGACCTGGTCATCCAGACCCTGGTCGGCAGCGGCAAGATGCTGCGCGAGACCGGCACCCACCCCACCGTGCTGCGCGAGCAGGTCACCTCGCCCGGCGGCACCACCGCCTCGGCGCTGCGCGAGCTCGAGGTGCACAAGGTCCGCGCCGCCTTCCTGGCCGCCATGGAGGCCGCCCGCGACCGCTCCCGCGCCCTGGCCCAGGGCTCCTGA
- a CDS encoding mycothiol-dependent nitroreductase Rv2466c family protein, translated as MSDTAALPHVRFWFDPVCPFAWMTSKWVRMVAEQRGHEVEWRFISLRLLNAHVDYDSHFPPEYEAGHTAGLHLLRVCARARDEHGPDAVARLYPAITARIFDVDPGESGGGMPDGERAQELLRAALEEAGLPADLAAAYGDESYDAQLRAETDEALALTGKDVGTPILHIAPPEGAAFFGPVISRLPSEEEAGALWDHVVGLATFPGFAELKRSLRELPQLRAFGVAEDEAGVQEDWHGGSRRQKK; from the coding sequence ATGAGCGACACAGCGGCGCTGCCGCACGTCCGGTTCTGGTTCGACCCCGTGTGCCCCTTCGCCTGGATGACCAGCAAGTGGGTGCGGATGGTCGCCGAGCAGCGCGGCCACGAGGTGGAGTGGCGCTTCATCTCGCTGCGCCTGCTCAACGCGCACGTCGACTACGACTCCCACTTCCCGCCCGAGTACGAGGCGGGCCACACCGCCGGTCTCCACCTGCTGCGCGTGTGCGCGCGGGCCCGCGACGAGCACGGCCCCGACGCCGTGGCCCGGCTCTACCCCGCGATCACCGCGCGCATCTTCGACGTCGACCCGGGCGAGAGCGGCGGCGGGATGCCCGACGGCGAGCGGGCCCAGGAGCTGCTGCGCGCCGCGCTCGAGGAGGCCGGGCTGCCGGCCGACCTGGCCGCGGCCTACGGCGACGAGTCGTACGACGCCCAGCTGCGGGCCGAGACCGACGAGGCGCTCGCGCTGACCGGCAAGGACGTCGGCACCCCGATCCTGCACATCGCCCCGCCCGAGGGCGCGGCCTTCTTCGGCCCGGTGATCAGCCGGCTGCCCAGCGAGGAGGAGGCCGGCGCGCTGTGGGACCACGTCGTCGGGCTGGCCACCTTCCCCGGCTTCGCCGAGCTCAAGCGCAGCCTGCGCGAGCTGCCCCAGCTGCGCGCCTTCGGGGTCGCCGAGGACGAGGCCGGCGTGCAGGAGGACTGGCACGGCGGCTCGCGCCGCCAGAAGAAGTAG
- a CDS encoding haloalkane dehalogenase, protein MKTLRTPDDRFADLPDFPWQPSYAELTDPDGGEPLRMAYLDVGPAEGFDDAPVALLLHGEPSWSFLYRHVIGVLAAAGVRCIAPDLIGFGRSDKPTRPEDHSYARHVEWVRELVVDDLDLHDVTLVGQDWGGLIGLRLVAENPDRFARVVAANTGMPTGDFDMPEIWHQFRRAVEGADHLDVGRFVESGCVRGLSDEVRAAYDAPFPTQEMVAGPRAMPGLVPTSTDDPATEANRAAWEALGRWEKPFLVAFSDSDPITGAMAPLMKKLVPGTREVEHPVIERAGHFLQEDAGAELGHAVADFIAAT, encoded by the coding sequence GTGAAGACCCTGCGCACCCCCGACGACCGCTTCGCCGACCTGCCCGACTTCCCGTGGCAGCCGTCGTACGCCGAGCTCACGGATCCCGATGGCGGCGAGCCGCTGCGGATGGCCTACCTCGACGTGGGGCCCGCCGAGGGCTTCGACGACGCCCCGGTCGCGCTGCTGCTGCACGGCGAGCCGTCGTGGTCCTTCCTCTACCGCCACGTGATCGGGGTGCTGGCCGCCGCCGGCGTGCGCTGCATCGCCCCCGACCTGATCGGCTTCGGGCGCTCAGACAAGCCGACCCGGCCCGAGGACCACAGCTACGCCCGCCACGTCGAGTGGGTGCGCGAGCTGGTCGTCGACGACCTCGACCTGCACGACGTCACCCTGGTCGGGCAGGACTGGGGCGGGCTGATCGGGCTGCGCCTGGTCGCCGAGAACCCCGACCGCTTCGCCCGCGTCGTGGCCGCCAACACCGGCATGCCCACCGGCGACTTCGACATGCCCGAGATCTGGCACCAGTTCCGCAGGGCCGTCGAGGGCGCCGACCACCTCGACGTGGGCCGCTTCGTGGAGTCCGGCTGCGTGCGCGGGCTCAGCGACGAGGTGCGCGCGGCGTACGACGCGCCGTTCCCCACCCAGGAGATGGTCGCCGGGCCGCGGGCGATGCCCGGCCTGGTGCCGACCAGCACCGACGACCCGGCCACCGAGGCCAACCGGGCGGCCTGGGAGGCGCTGGGGCGCTGGGAGAAGCCGTTCCTGGTGGCGTTCTCCGACTCCGACCCGATCACCGGGGCGATGGCGCCGCTGATGAAGAAGCTGGTGCCCGGCACCCGCGAGGTCGAGCACCCGGTGATCGAGCGCGCCGGGCACTTCCTGCAGGAGGACGCCGGCGCCGAGCTCGGCCACGCGGTGGCCGACTTCATCGCCGCGACCTGA
- the trpS gene encoding tryptophan--tRNA ligase, with translation MSTQPTTATGPRRLSLVTPSGRPTLGNLLGALRPLVAGQDAHDCFVGVSDLHALTDGHDPRLLRERTRDLAALLLAAGLGPSTLFVQSRVPAHRQLAYLLECVASSGELGRMIQFKQRRRTDGSSRAALLTYPVLMAADILLYRPTQVPVGDDQRQHVELARDLAVRFNRTYGEVFTVPEIVVAPAGARVMDLQRPTEKMSKSSTDLSGVVGLLDPPVVVRRKVARAVTDSDTGPGAVRADRATKPGVTNLLDVLVACGGSAEGISTYGALKRAVADAVVGVLEPVQRRHADLLAHPERLRAAYDAGEARCREVTAPVLAAAEAAMGL, from the coding sequence ATGTCCACCCAGCCCACCACCGCCACCGGCCCCCGCCGGCTCTCGCTCGTCACCCCGAGCGGGCGCCCCACCCTCGGCAACCTGCTCGGCGCGCTGCGCCCCCTCGTCGCGGGCCAGGACGCCCACGACTGCTTCGTGGGGGTCAGCGACCTGCACGCCCTCACCGACGGCCACGACCCCCGCCTGCTGCGCGAGCGCACCCGTGACCTGGCCGCGCTGCTCCTCGCGGCGGGGCTCGGACCCAGCACCCTCTTCGTGCAGAGCCGGGTGCCCGCCCACCGCCAGCTCGCCTACCTCCTCGAGTGCGTGGCCTCCAGCGGCGAGCTGGGGCGGATGATCCAGTTCAAGCAGCGCCGGCGCACCGACGGCTCGAGCCGGGCGGCGCTGCTGACCTACCCGGTGCTGATGGCCGCCGACATCCTGCTCTACCGGCCCACCCAGGTGCCGGTGGGCGACGACCAGCGCCAGCACGTCGAGCTGGCCCGCGACCTCGCGGTGCGCTTCAACCGCACCTACGGCGAGGTCTTCACCGTGCCCGAGATCGTGGTGGCACCCGCCGGCGCGCGGGTGATGGACCTGCAGCGGCCCACCGAGAAGATGAGCAAGTCGAGCACCGACCTCTCCGGGGTGGTCGGCCTGCTCGACCCGCCCGTCGTGGTGCGGCGCAAGGTCGCCCGCGCGGTCACCGACAGCGACACCGGGCCGGGCGCGGTGCGCGCGGACCGGGCGACCAAGCCCGGCGTCACCAACCTGCTCGACGTGCTCGTCGCCTGCGGGGGCTCCGCCGAGGGCATCAGCACCTACGGCGCGCTGAAGCGGGCGGTCGCCGACGCCGTCGTGGGGGTGCTCGAACCGGTGCAGCGCCGCCACGCCGACCTGCTGGCCCACCCGGAGCGTCTCCGCGCGGCGTACGACGCCGGGGAGGCGCGCTGCCGCGAGGTCACCGCGCCGGTGCTGGCGGCCGCCGAGGCGGCGATGGGGCTGTGA
- a CDS encoding acetoin utilization protein AcuC, whose protein sequence is MLACSGPSTVVFAPRLTEYDFGVGHPMSPVRVDLTMRLAQELGVVAGPGGLRQVPAPIASDDLLATVHEPALLEAVQDAGQRVRPRLDVGLGTDDNPVFAGMHEAGAHVVGATVEACRQVWSGESLHSANITGGLHHAMPDRVSGFCVYNDIAVGIRTLLDQGAERVAYVDIDVHHGDGVEKIFWDDPRVLTISLHETGQVLFPGTGFPQDLGGAGAEGSAVNVALPPGTSDGGWLRAFHAVVGPLLREFAPQVLVSQHGCDSHADDPLAHLMLSVDGQRAAHEALHDLAHEVADGRWVALGGGGYELASVVPRSWTHLLACVAGTPLDVQTATPGAWQEHVQRLLGQVAPRRMTDGVTPAYRDWALGYDPDTWLDRAVQATRVAAFPLHGLDPQPW, encoded by the coding sequence GTGCTCGCCTGCTCCGGACCCTCGACCGTCGTCTTCGCCCCCCGCCTCACGGAGTACGACTTCGGCGTGGGCCACCCGATGTCGCCGGTGCGGGTGGACCTGACGATGCGCCTGGCCCAGGAGCTCGGCGTCGTGGCCGGCCCCGGTGGCCTGCGGCAGGTGCCGGCGCCGATCGCCTCCGACGACCTGCTGGCCACGGTCCACGAGCCGGCCCTCCTCGAGGCGGTCCAGGACGCCGGACAGCGGGTCCGGCCCCGGCTCGACGTGGGCCTGGGCACCGACGACAACCCCGTCTTCGCCGGCATGCACGAGGCCGGCGCCCACGTCGTGGGTGCCACGGTGGAGGCCTGCCGGCAGGTCTGGAGCGGCGAGTCGCTGCACTCGGCCAACATCACCGGGGGGCTGCACCACGCCATGCCCGACCGGGTCAGCGGGTTCTGCGTCTACAACGACATCGCGGTGGGCATCCGGACCCTGCTCGACCAGGGCGCCGAGCGGGTGGCCTACGTCGACATCGACGTCCACCACGGTGACGGGGTCGAGAAGATCTTCTGGGACGACCCGCGGGTGCTGACGATCTCGCTGCACGAGACCGGGCAGGTCCTCTTCCCCGGCACCGGGTTCCCCCAGGACCTGGGCGGCGCGGGGGCCGAGGGCAGCGCCGTCAACGTGGCGCTGCCGCCCGGCACGTCAGACGGGGGGTGGCTGCGTGCCTTCCACGCCGTGGTCGGGCCGCTGCTGCGGGAGTTCGCCCCCCAGGTGCTGGTCAGCCAGCACGGCTGCGACTCCCACGCCGACGACCCGCTGGCCCACCTGATGCTGTCGGTCGACGGGCAGCGCGCCGCCCACGAGGCCCTGCACGACCTGGCCCACGAGGTCGCCGACGGTCGCTGGGTGGCGCTCGGCGGCGGCGGCTACGAGCTGGCCTCGGTGGTGCCGCGCTCGTGGACCCACCTGCTGGCCTGCGTCGCGGGCACCCCGCTCGACGTGCAGACCGCGACGCCCGGCGCGTGGCAGGAGCACGTGCAGCGGCTGCTGGGCCAGGTGGCCCCCCGCAGGATGACCGACGGCGTGACGCCGGCGTACCGGGACTGGGCGCTGGGCTACGACCCCGACACCTGGCTGGACCGGGCCGTCCAGGCCACCCGCGTGGCCGCCTTCCCGCTGCACGGGCTCGACCCCCAGCCCTGGTGA
- a CDS encoding helix-turn-helix domain-containing protein: MVTSSSGDISEAKFLTVAEVAAMMRVSKMTVYRLVHNGDLPAVRVGRSFRVREEDANEYIRKSFYDAG, encoded by the coding sequence ATGGTGACCAGCTCCTCCGGAGACATCTCCGAGGCCAAGTTCCTGACCGTTGCCGAGGTCGCCGCGATGATGCGGGTCTCGAAGATGACGGTCTACCGCCTCGTGCACAACGGCGACCTGCCCGCGGTCCGGGTCGGGCGCTCGTTCCGGGTGCGCGAGGAGGACGCCAACGAGTACATCCGCAAGTCCTTCTACGACGCCGGCTGA
- a CDS encoding 30S ribosomal protein bS22, giving the protein MGSVIKKRRKRMAKKKHRKLLKKTRVQRRKLGK; this is encoded by the coding sequence GTGGGTTCGGTCATCAAGAAGCGGCGCAAGCGCATGGCCAAGAAGAAGCACCGCAAGCTGCTGAAGAAGACGCGCGTCCAGCGTCGCAAGCTCGGCAAGTAG
- a CDS encoding NAD-dependent epimerase/dehydratase family protein has product MGKVVLVTGVSRDLGRRFARALAADPGVARVIGVDAVPPRGDIGEVSFVRADIRTPVIAKVIAKEDVDTVVHMSVIATPGSAGGRGTMKELNVIGTMQLLAACQRAPGVRDVVVKSTTTVYGASSRDPAMFTEDMEPRRAPRVGYAKDVAEVEGYVRGFARRRGDVRVTLLRCANVVGPHVQSPLTSYLRLPVVPTVAGYDPRLQLLHEDDLFAVLHHAVTHEVAGTFNVAGDGVLMLSQALRRLRRPTLALPGFAVGSLGSALRSARVADFSPEQVAFLTYGRGVDTTRMREELGFHPARTTAEALSDFGATLPRTGGRAERLLDGLAAAFPEPVGDTDRPEALHPVDDDARRVPGGHHG; this is encoded by the coding sequence ATGGGCAAGGTCGTCCTGGTGACCGGGGTCTCACGCGACCTCGGGCGTCGGTTCGCGCGCGCCCTGGCCGCCGATCCCGGCGTCGCCCGGGTGATCGGCGTCGACGCGGTCCCGCCGCGCGGCGACATCGGTGAGGTGTCGTTCGTGCGTGCCGACATCCGCACCCCGGTCATCGCGAAGGTGATCGCGAAGGAGGACGTCGACACCGTCGTCCACATGAGCGTCATCGCCACCCCCGGCAGTGCCGGCGGGCGGGGCACGATGAAGGAGCTCAACGTCATCGGGACGATGCAGCTGCTCGCCGCCTGCCAGCGCGCGCCCGGCGTGCGCGACGTGGTGGTCAAGTCGACCACCACCGTCTACGGCGCCAGCAGCCGCGACCCGGCGATGTTCACCGAGGACATGGAGCCGCGCCGCGCGCCGCGCGTCGGCTACGCCAAGGACGTCGCCGAGGTCGAGGGCTACGTGCGCGGCTTCGCGCGCCGACGCGGCGACGTGCGGGTCACCCTGCTGCGCTGCGCCAACGTCGTGGGCCCCCACGTGCAGAGCCCGCTGACCTCCTACCTGCGCCTGCCCGTGGTCCCCACGGTGGCCGGCTACGACCCGCGCCTGCAGCTGCTGCACGAGGACGACCTCTTCGCGGTCCTGCACCACGCGGTCACCCACGAGGTGGCCGGCACCTTCAACGTCGCCGGCGACGGCGTCCTGATGCTCTCGCAGGCGCTGCGCCGGCTGCGCCGCCCGACCCTGGCCCTGCCCGGCTTCGCGGTCGGCTCGCTGGGCTCGGCGCTGCGCTCGGCCCGCGTCGCCGACTTCTCGCCCGAGCAGGTCGCGTTCCTGACCTACGGCCGCGGGGTCGACACCACGCGGATGCGCGAGGAGCTCGGGTTCCACCCGGCACGCACGACCGCCGAGGCGCTCAGCGACTTCGGCGCGACCCTGCCGCGCACGGGCGGGCGGGCCGAGCGGCTGCTCGACGGCCTCGCCGCGGCCTTCCCCGAGCCGGTGGGCGACACCGACCGGCCCGAGGCGCTGCACCCGGTCGACGACGACGCACGACGAGTCCCGGGAGGTCACCATGGGTGA
- a CDS encoding lysophospholipid acyltransferase family protein codes for MGDAEIIPIGTRGRPGRGAGTQPSSAARGLAGPGRRAGAKPGADDQRLTPDRTDPAGEQPPQDETTTASETPGDEPAAERTEGSGHEQQGEDRPAPPRAPVATEERHPSAGIPVGDWLSAFQHAARELFGEEWEGQLARFLAFLRRRVTGDYVVDEYGFDAEVTQRFFMAALRPIAQKWFRIEVRGIENIPAEGGALVVSNHSGTVPVDGLMTMVSIHDHAERFLRPLGADLVFRVPVVNALARKGGATLACQEDAERMLRGGELVGVWPEGFKGIGKPYAERYKLQRFGRGGFVSAALRTGVPIVPLSVVGAEEIYPLVGNVPSLARLLGVPYIPITPLFPLLGPLGLVPLPSKWLLEFGEPIRTDEFEDGAADDPMLVFNVTDQVRETIQQTLYTLLRQRESVFR; via the coding sequence ATGGGTGACGCCGAGATCATCCCCATCGGCACCCGCGGCCGCCCCGGTCGCGGCGCGGGCACGCAGCCGTCCTCGGCGGCCCGCGGCCTGGCGGGGCCGGGGCGTCGCGCCGGCGCCAAGCCCGGTGCCGACGACCAGCGCCTCACGCCCGACCGCACGGACCCGGCCGGCGAGCAGCCGCCGCAGGACGAGACCACCACCGCGTCCGAGACGCCGGGCGACGAGCCGGCTGCCGAGCGCACCGAGGGCTCGGGCCACGAGCAGCAGGGCGAGGACCGGCCGGCACCGCCGCGGGCCCCGGTCGCCACCGAGGAGCGCCACCCCTCGGCCGGCATCCCGGTCGGGGACTGGCTCTCGGCCTTCCAGCACGCCGCGCGCGAGCTGTTCGGCGAGGAGTGGGAGGGCCAGCTGGCGCGGTTCCTGGCCTTTCTGCGCCGCCGCGTCACCGGCGACTACGTCGTCGACGAGTACGGCTTCGACGCCGAGGTCACCCAGCGCTTCTTCATGGCCGCCCTGCGTCCCATCGCGCAGAAGTGGTTCCGCATCGAGGTCCGCGGGATCGAGAACATCCCCGCCGAGGGCGGCGCGCTCGTCGTCTCCAACCACTCCGGCACCGTGCCCGTCGACGGGCTGATGACCATGGTCTCGATCCACGACCACGCCGAGCGCTTCCTGCGCCCGCTCGGTGCCGACCTGGTCTTCCGCGTGCCCGTGGTCAACGCCCTGGCCCGCAAGGGCGGCGCCACCCTGGCCTGCCAGGAGGACGCCGAGCGGATGCTGCGCGGCGGTGAGCTCGTCGGGGTGTGGCCCGAGGGCTTCAAGGGCATCGGCAAGCCGTACGCCGAGCGCTACAAGCTGCAGCGCTTCGGTCGCGGCGGCTTCGTCTCGGCCGCGCTGCGCACCGGGGTGCCCATCGTGCCGCTGTCGGTGGTCGGCGCCGAGGAGATCTACCCCCTGGTCGGCAACGTGCCCTCGCTGGCGCGGCTGCTCGGGGTGCCCTACATCCCGATCACCCCGCTCTTCCCGCTGCTGGGCCCGCTGGGGCTGGTGCCCCTGCCGTCGAAGTGGCTGCTGGAGTTCGGGGAACCGATCCGCACCGACGAGTTCGAGGACGGCGCGGCCGACGACCCGATGCTCGTCTTCAACGTCACCGACCAGGTGCGCGAGACGATCCAGCAGACGCTCTACACGCTGCTGCGTCAGCGCGAGTCCGTCTTCCGCTGA
- a CDS encoding DUF5667 domain-containing protein: MSPVFAARRRAEEFDALVEARAAGRPVEDARFDDLLDVVGALRSSPQPQARPEFVSDLRQQLMTAAATELRPAATASPATAARLSVAPQRTRRDRRIAAAVGGLAIVGASSTMAVASQSALPGDVLYPLKRAIENVATGVSTSDERRGGSLLSHAAGRLAEVDALSRDEEGQDLEAIESTLVSFTEQASEASQVLLGDYAETGDETTIVELQEFTVDSMGVLEDLSAVLPAPAQDVLVTAGTLLAEIDQTTQQLCPTCSGSTIGQVPTFLVNAAEALLGDLVTPPAGDDRAATGSQDGSGKAGSGKKGDGSGAGGAPSTSTPPGTVTLPTPGATPTQGAGASGPSGSDGSGSGQGPLSGLTENLPGTGTPTGSGGGKGGGGAVSGTVEDVVEGVTGLVEGLTDPLLP; encoded by the coding sequence ATGAGCCCCGTGTTCGCGGCACGACGACGTGCCGAGGAGTTCGACGCACTGGTCGAGGCCCGCGCCGCGGGCCGGCCGGTCGAGGACGCACGGTTCGACGACCTCCTCGACGTGGTGGGCGCCCTGCGCTCCAGCCCGCAGCCGCAGGCCCGCCCCGAGTTCGTGTCCGACCTGCGCCAGCAGCTGATGACCGCCGCGGCCACCGAGCTGCGCCCCGCCGCGACGGCCTCGCCCGCGACCGCGGCCCGCCTGAGCGTGGCGCCCCAGCGCACCCGCCGTGACCGTCGGATCGCTGCCGCCGTCGGTGGCCTGGCCATCGTCGGCGCCTCGAGCACCATGGCGGTCGCCTCGCAGTCGGCACTGCCCGGCGACGTGCTCTACCCGCTCAAGCGCGCCATCGAGAACGTCGCCACCGGCGTCAGCACCAGCGACGAGCGCCGCGGCGGGAGCCTGCTCTCCCACGCCGCCGGGCGCCTCGCCGAGGTCGACGCCCTCTCGCGCGACGAGGAGGGCCAGGACCTCGAGGCCATCGAGAGCACGCTGGTCAGCTTCACCGAGCAGGCCTCCGAGGCCAGCCAGGTCCTGCTCGGCGACTACGCCGAGACCGGCGACGAGACCACGATCGTGGAGCTGCAGGAGTTCACGGTCGACAGCATGGGCGTGCTCGAGGACCTCTCCGCGGTGCTGCCGGCTCCGGCCCAGGACGTCCTGGTCACCGCCGGCACGCTGCTCGCCGAGATCGACCAGACGACCCAGCAGCTCTGCCCCACGTGCTCCGGCTCCACGATCGGCCAGGTGCCCACCTTCCTGGTCAACGCCGCCGAGGCCCTGCTGGGCGACCTCGTCACGCCGCCCGCCGGCGACGACCGGGCCGCCACCGGGTCGCAGGACGGCTCCGGCAAGGCCGGCTCGGGCAAGAAGGGCGACGGTTCCGGTGCGGGCGGCGCGCCCTCGACCAGCACGCCTCCGGGCACCGTGACCCTGCCGACCCCCGGCGCGACGCCCACGCAGGGCGCCGGCGCGAGCGGGCCGTCCGGCTCCGATGGCTCGGGCAGCGGCCAGGGCCCGCTGTCGGGCCTCACCGAGAACCTGCCCGGCACCGGCACACCCACCGGCAGCGGCGGCGGCAAGGGCGGCGGTGGCGCGGTCTCCGGCACGGTCGAGGACGTCGTCGAGGGCGTCACCGGACTCGTCGAGGGCCTCACCGACCCGCTGCTTCCCTGA
- a CDS encoding sigma-70 family RNA polymerase sigma factor — translation MAWHADEVTHGFAALRRLVLRALDDATAATSSLGPSLTPALASAATPGAPPSRLLDLLLQTVSDDSLHAEVDGPAGPATPGGYDDSALATSSEESATDRQRLIALVELARKGDVDAFGLLYDHYQGSVYRFLFHRTRSATLAEDLTSETFFRALRSMQGFRWQGKDFGAWLMTIARNLATDHFKAGRTRLEMTTEDMGQHDDATEGPEAVVLAGLTNEILLKALTELPDEQRDCLVMRFLQGMSIAETAAVLGRSDGAIKQLQLRGVRNLAKLMPEGLR, via the coding sequence ATGGCGTGGCACGCCGACGAGGTGACGCACGGCTTCGCCGCCCTGCGCCGACTCGTCCTCCGCGCCCTCGACGACGCCACCGCCGCCACCTCCTCGCTCGGCCCGTCCCTCACGCCGGCCCTGGCCTCGGCCGCCACGCCGGGCGCGCCCCCCTCGCGGCTGCTCGACCTGCTGCTGCAGACGGTCTCCGACGACAGCCTGCACGCGGAGGTCGACGGGCCCGCCGGGCCGGCCACGCCCGGCGGCTACGACGACAGCGCCCTCGCGACGTCGTCGGAGGAGTCCGCGACCGACCGCCAGCGCCTGATCGCCCTGGTCGAGCTGGCCCGCAAGGGCGACGTGGACGCCTTCGGGCTGCTCTACGACCACTACCAGGGCTCGGTCTACCGGTTCCTGTTCCACCGCACCCGCTCGGCGACGCTGGCCGAGGACCTCACGTCCGAGACCTTCTTCCGGGCGCTGCGCTCGATGCAGGGCTTCCGCTGGCAGGGCAAGGACTTCGGTGCCTGGCTGATGACGATCGCCCGCAACCTGGCCACCGACCACTTCAAGGCCGGGCGGACCCGCCTCGAGATGACCACCGAGGACATGGGCCAGCACGACGACGCCACCGAGGGGCCCGAGGCGGTGGTGCTGGCGGGGCTGACGAACGAGATCCTGCTCAAGGCGCTGACCGAGCTCCCCGACGAGCAGCGCGACTGCCTGGTGATGCGCTTCCTGCAGGGAATGAGCATCGCCGAGACGGCCGCCGTGCTGGGGCGCAGCGACGGGGCCATCAAGCAGCTGCAGCTGCGGGGGGTCCGCAACCTCGCCAAGCTGATGCCGGAGGGCCTGCGATGA
- a CDS encoding HAD family hydrolase — translation MTPPAERRTLPNLQQRSTLAGEAAAAAAEVETALVTPSDPTSAAFFDVDNTIMQGASIFHLARGLHRRKFFTTREIAGAAWKQAYFRVVGVEDPEHVADARSSALGFIAGHTVAELQELTEEIFDEAMAHRIWPGTRAQAQLHLDQGQRVWLVTAAPIEIAQVIARRLGLTGAMGTVAEHDAGVYTGRLVGDMLHGPAKAEAVRALADREGLDLQACSAYSDSYNDLPMLSMVGDPCAINPDSRLRAHAREAGWRIRDYRTGRKAARAGLVVGAAAGALSGTVAAGVALRSRRR, via the coding sequence GTGACCCCGCCCGCCGAGCGCCGGACCCTGCCGAACCTCCAGCAACGCTCCACGCTGGCGGGCGAGGCGGCCGCGGCCGCAGCCGAGGTCGAGACGGCGCTGGTCACCCCCAGCGACCCCACCTCGGCGGCCTTCTTCGACGTCGACAACACGATCATGCAGGGCGCGAGCATCTTCCACCTGGCCCGCGGCCTGCACCGGCGCAAGTTCTTCACCACCCGCGAGATCGCCGGCGCCGCCTGGAAGCAGGCCTACTTCCGGGTCGTGGGGGTCGAGGACCCCGAGCACGTCGCCGACGCCCGCTCCTCGGCGCTGGGCTTCATCGCCGGGCACACCGTCGCCGAGCTGCAGGAGCTCACCGAGGAGATCTTCGACGAGGCGATGGCCCACCGGATCTGGCCCGGCACCCGGGCACAGGCCCAGCTGCACCTCGACCAGGGCCAGCGGGTCTGGCTGGTCACCGCCGCGCCCATCGAGATCGCCCAGGTCATCGCCCGGCGGCTCGGGCTCACCGGCGCGATGGGCACCGTGGCCGAGCACGACGCCGGCGTCTACACCGGCCGCCTGGTGGGCGACATGCTGCACGGCCCCGCGAAGGCCGAGGCGGTGCGCGCCCTGGCCGACCGCGAGGGGCTCGACCTGCAGGCCTGCTCGGCCTACTCCGACTCCTACAACGACCTGCCGATGCTGAGCATGGTCGGCGACCCCTGCGCCATCAACCCCGACTCCCGGCTGCGCGCCCACGCACGCGAGGCGGGCTGGCGGATCCGCGACTACCGCACCGGGCGCAAGGCCGCCCGCGCCGGGCTGGTGGTCGGGGCGGCGGCCGGGGCGCTCAGCGGCACCGTGGCGGCCGGTGTCGCGCTGCGCTCGCGCCGACGCTGA